DNA from Desulfonatronum sp. SC1:
TTGGCGACATCTTCGGCCATCTCGTCGGAAACGCTCGCGGACTCGATGTACATCGTCCAAGTTGGCGGGTTTCTTGACCAACGCAGGGCAAAAGCTTTGCGCGACGACTACGTGGCCAAGGGGTATCCGGCCGGTACCGTCGAAGTGACGCATGCGGGGCGCCAATGGGTTTTAGTATATATTGATGCATTTCGGGATCTGGATGCGGCGCAACGCCGGGCTCGGGAGTTTCTGAGCCTGGAGAACGTCGACACCGAGATAACCCGCGTCGGCATGGGGCGGTATCTACCGCTGGACTCGCCTTGAGCGGTCACGGAGCCTTCATCCCTCCTTCCCCCCGTTCTTCTTTCCCGATGTCCTGTTTTTTCGAGGATCAGTCGCAAAGCTGATTGATTTCAGTGTGATGAGCCTCTTCTGGAAAGCGGGGTGCTTTTTTGTTATTAATGACGGAATCTGACAGCCATAAACGCGGTTGATGAACAACATCGTGATCTCCCGGTTCGTCGCGATCCGGTTTATCCCTTTAATTCTTCCCGGCATATTCGCGTGGAGGTTTTCCCATGCCCCAAATCAAGCAGGCCAAACTGGTCGACGATCCTCTCTGGTACAAGGACGCCATTATCTACGAAGTCCACATCAAGGCGTTTTTCGACAGCAACTCAGACGGAATCGGCGACTTGCCGGGATTGACCCAGAAGCTGGACTATCTGGCTGATTTGGGGATCACGGCCATCTGGCTGCTGCCCTTCTATCCCTCCCCGTTGCGCGACGACGGCTACGACATTGCCGACTATTTCAGCGTTCATCCCCAGTACGGGACCATCAAGGACTTCAAAATCTTTCTGCGCGAGGCGCACAAGCGCGGCCTGCGGGTGATCACGGAGTTGGTGCTCAACCACACTTCCGATCAGCACCCATGGTTCCAGCGGGCACGTAATTCTCCGCCCGGCTCCTCTTGGCGCAATTTTTACGTCTGGAGCGATACGCCGGACAAGTACCAGGACGCCCGGATCATCTTCAAGGATTTCGAGACGTCCAACTGGTCCTGGGACCCGGTGGCTAAATCCTACTACTGGCACCGCTTCTACTCCCATCAGCCGGACTTGAATTTCGACAACCCTCAGGTGGGCAAGGCCCTGTTCCGGGTGATCGATTACTGGCTGAAGATGGGCGTGGACGGGATGCGACTGGACGCCGTGCCCTATCTGTTCGAGCGCGAGGGAACCAACTGTGAAAATTTGCCCGAAACGCACCAGTATCTGCGGGACCTGAGGGCGCACATCGACGTCAAGTACCCCAACCGGATGCTCTTGGCAGAGGCCAATCAGTGGCCCGAGGACGCTTGCGCCTATTTCGGGGAAGGCGATTCCTGTCAGATGGCCTTTCACTTCCCGTTGATGCCCCGGCTGTTCATGGCCCTACACATGGAGGAGTCCCATCCGATCATCGATATTTTCGAGCAGACCCCGGACATCCCGGACAACTGTCAATGGGCCTTTTTCCTGCGCAATCACGATGAATTGACCCTGGAAATGGTCACCGACGAAGAACGGGACTACATGTACCGGATGTACGCCCGGGATCCCAGGGCGCGGATCAACCTGGGCATCCGCCGCAGACTGGCGCCGCTGCTGGAGAACGACCGCAAGAAGATCAATCTGCTCAACGCTATTCTTTTCGCCATGCCCGGTTCCGTCGTTCTCTATTACGGAGATGAGTTGGGCATGGGCGACAACTACTACCTGGGGGATCGGGACGGGGTGCGCACGCCCATGCAGTGGAGTTCGGACCGCAACGCCGGCTTTTCCCGAGCCAACCCCCAGCGTCTCTACCTGCCGGTGGTCATCGACCCGGAGTACCATTTCGAGGCCATCAACGTGGAGACCCAGGCCCAGAACCAGGCCTCGCTGCTGTGGTGGAACAAGCGGTTCATCTCTATGTACAAGCGGTTCCGGGCCTTCGGGCGGGGGGACATGGAGTTTCTGCGCCCGGATAATCCCAAGGTCCTGGCTTTTTTGCGCCGCCATGAGGGTGAACATCTCCTGGTCGTGGCCAACCTTTCCCGGCATTGTCAGTCCGTGGATCTGGACCTGGGGGCCTATAAAGATTGGATTCCCGAAGAGGTCTTCAGCCGCAACCGCTTCCGTCCGGTCGTGGAGGGCGGCTATACGCTGACCCTGGGGTCCTACGGCTACTACTTCTTCCAGATGATTCGGGCCGAGCAGCTCGGGCTGGGCGGAGAGGTCCAGGATCTGCCCCTGCTGACCATCCGTTCCGCGGAGCAGGACGTCTGGAACGGGGAGGTGGGAGAGCGGCTGGAAAAGGACATTCTGCCCAGATTTTTACCTAAACGCCGCTGGTTTCGAGGCAAGGCGCGCACGATTCAGCAGGTGGCCATCGAAGACGTCCTGGAGTTCAACCACTCCGACCAGGCTTCCCTGGTCCTGATTCTGAACGTGGACTATGTGGAGGGAGCGGAAGAGCGGTACGTTTTGCCACTGACCTTGTCCTGGGGCGAGGACGCGCGAGACATTGTCGCCGAGGAAACAGCGCACGTGCTCAGTCGGATCGTCAGAAGCACCCGCCATGGAGAGGAGCAGGGCGTGCTGTTCGAGGCCGTGCATGCCCCGGACTTCGGTAAGCGCCTGCTCAAGTTTTTGAGCAAGCGGCAGCACCTTCGAGGGCGTCAGGGCGAGCTGCATGCCTGGCCCGGCCGGGAACTGCGCCAGCGCGATATTTTACGCTTGGAGCCGCGGCTGTTGCGCTCCGAGCAGAGCAACTCATCCATGACCTACGGTTCCGAACTGATCCTGAAAATCTACCGTCGGCTGGAGCAAGGGCCTCAGCCGGAACTGGAACTGTGCCGCTTTCTCACTGAGCGGACCTCGTTCCGGAACATTCCGCTCTATGCCGGCTCCTTGACCTATCATCAAGCCGGGGCCGAGGATTCGGTTTTTGGGGTGCTTCAGCAGTTCGTTCCCAGCCTTGGGGACGCCTGGAGCTACAGCCAGGACGCTCTGGAACGGTACGTGGAAGCGGTATTGTCCCTGGGGGCGGAGTCGGCGGCCCCGGAGTGTCCGTGCGGGTACTGGGAAGCAGCCCATGGCAGCACTCCGGAGGCGGTGACCGACTTGGTCGGTCCGTTCCTGGAAATGATCGCCCTGTTGGGCAGACGAACCGCGGAGCTGCACATCGCCTTGGCCTCGCGGTCAGATGATCCGACCTTCGCTCCGGAACCTTTTTCCTACCTGTACCAACGCTCGGTGTTTCAGAGCCTGCAGAACCAGCTGAAAACGGTCTTTGGCTTGCTGCGCAAGAATCTGAAGCGGCTTGACGAAGAGCAGGGCGTTCTGGCCCGTGAGGTTCTGGAAACGGAAAAAGCCCTCCTGGAGCGGTTCCGGACCATTCATCGGCATAAGATTCAAGCTTCAAAAATCCGGATTCACGGGGACTACCACCTGGCTCAAGCCCTGTACACCGGCAAGGACTTCGTGATCATCGACTTCGAGGGCGAACCGGCTCGGGCCTTGAGCGAACGTCGTCTGAAACGCTCGGCCCTGCGGGACGTGGCCGGGATGCTGCGCTCCTTCGATTATCTGGCCCAGATGGTCCTGCGCGACCAGGTCGCCCTGCGCAAGACCGACGAGGCCGTGCTCGCTCCGTGGATCGCCGCCTGGTCTTCGGCGGTTTCCGGCGTATTTTTGAAGAGCTATCTGGAGCTGGCCCGCGGACACGTTTTTCTCCCGGACAAGGACGAGGAGATCAAAAGCTTGCTGGAGATTTTCGTCCTGGACAAGGCGGTCTACGAGTTGGGCTACGAACTGAACAATCGCCTGGATTGGGTGGATCTCCCGCTCAAAGGCTTGAAAAACCTCATGGAGGTGCCGACATGAACCACGTCATTCCCGGCGTCAGCCTGTTTACGGAAACGGATAGTTATCTCTTCAAGGAAGGCCGGCATTTTAGGCTCTACGACAAGCTCGGCTCCCATCCCATGGAAGTGGACGGCCGTTGGGGAGCCTTGTTCGCGGTCTGGGCTCCCAATGCCGAGCGGGTCAGCGTGATCGGGGACTTCAATGGATGGAACCACGACGCCCACGTGCTGCACCCCCGGTGGGATGGTTCCGGGATCTGGGAGGGGTTCATCCCGGACGTCCATCCTTGGCAGCTTTACAAGTACCACATCCGATCCCGGCACCATCTATACAGCACGGACCGGGCCGACCCCTTCGCCCGGCACACCGAGATTCCTCCGAACACGTCTTCCGTGGTTTGGGATCTGAAGTACCAGTGGCACGACGACCAGTGGATGCGTGAACGCGGGCTGCGCAACGCCCTGCACGCCCCCCAATCCGTCTACGAGGTTCACCTGGGGTCCTGGCAACGGGTGCCTGAGGAGTCCAACCGCTATCTGACCTACCGCGAACTGGCCACCCGGTTGACCAGGTACGTCCGGGATATGGGCTTCACCCACGTGGAATTTCTGCCGGTGATGGAGCATCCCTTCTACGGCTCCTGGGGCTACCAGACCTTGGGGTATTTCGCGCCGACCTCCCGGTTCGGTCCACCCCAGGACTTCATGTACCTCGTGGACCAGCTCCACCAGAACGGAATCGGCGTGATCCTGGACTGGGTGCCTTCTCATTTTCCGGGGGACGGACACGGCTTGGCCTATTTTGACGGCACCCATCTTTTTGAACATTCCGATCCCCGACAGGGCTACCATCCGGACTGGAATAGTTATATCTTCAACTACGGACGCAATGAAGTGCGTTCCTTCCTGATCAGTTCGGCCCTGTTCTGGCTGGACAAGTATCATATTGACGGCCTGCGGGTGGATGCCGTGGCCTCCATGCTCTACCTGGACTACTCCCGTGAGAATGGAGAATGGATTCCCAACCAATACGGCGGGCGGGAAAACATCGAGGCCATCGAGTTTCTGCGCGCCCTGAACGAGGCCGTGTACACCAACTTCCCGGATACCCAGACTGCTGCGGAGGAATCCACGGCCTGGCCCATGGTCTCTCGGCCCACGGATGTCGGCGGGTTGGGGTTTGGCATGAAATGGAATATGGGTTGGATGCACGACACCCTGGACTATCTATCCCTGGACCCGGTGCATCGCAGGCATCATCACAACCAGTTGACCTTCAGCATCTGGTATTCTTTTGCCGAGAATTTCGTCCTGCCCATGTCCCACGACGAAGTGGTCTACGGGAAGGGATCGCTGCTGAACAAAATGCCTGGGGATGATTGGCAAAAACGAGCCAACCTGCGGCTCTTGTTCGGGTACATGTTCGGTCATCCCGGCAAGAAGCTGCTGTTCATGGGCGCGGAGTTTGGGCAGTGGTCCGAATGGGCCCACGAGCAGAGCTTACAGTGGCATTTGCTGCACCAGCCGGAACACGAGGGCTTGCGGCGTTGGGTGCAGGACTTGAATCATCTTTACCGGGCCGAACCGGCCTTGTATGAACTGGATTTCGACCAGAACGGGTTTTCCTGGGTGGATTGCAACGACGCGGATCAGAGCGTGATCAGCTTCCTGCGCCGAGGTGCCTGCACCCAGGATCTGATCCTGGTGGTGGCCAACTTTACCCCGGTACCCCGTGAAAATTACCGGGTCGGGGTGCCGCGGGGCGGGTTCTGGCGGGAGATCATGAACAGCGACGCTCAGGAATACGGAGGCGGCGGCATGGGCAACATGGGCGGCGTGGAAGCCTCACCCCTGCCCAGCCATGGCCAGTATTCCTCCCTGGCTTTGACGTTGCCGCCGCTGGGCGTGATGTTTTTCAAGAGCGACGGTCCCGACGACGGGGACGTGGTGTGCCGGAACGAACTTTACGCCGAAATTCCCGAGTCGCCCACCGTGGATTTTTTTCTCAAGAAGCTGAGCTGACCAGATGATAGGACATCGATCCAGCGGCATCCTGCTGCATGTCACTTCCCTGCCCTCGCGGTACGGCGTGGGTGATCTGGGGCCGGAGGCCCGGAAGTTCGTGGACTTTCTGGCGGCCTCTGGACAGCGCTACTGGCAGATGCTGCCCTTGAACCCCACGTCTCCGGTTCACGGCAACTCGCCCTACAGCAGCGACTCGGCCTTTGCCGGAAATCCTCTGCTGGTCAGTCCGGAGCGCATGGTCCAGGACGGCTTGCTTCGCCAAGAGGATTTGCGGAACATCGCCGACGTCCCGGTGGACCGGGTCAAGTACGCCAAGGCCCATGAGATTCGGGAGGCGTTGCTGGCCAAGGCCTTTGCCGATGCGGGGGCGCGACCCGAAATCCAACAGGCCATGACCGCGTTTCGCGTCGAGCATGGCGCGTGGCTGGATGATTTTGCCCTGTTCCGAGCCCTGAAGGCCCACTTTCAGGGCCGTCCCTGGACGGCCTGGCCCGAAGAGGCGCGATACCGGGATGCCTCGGCATTGGACGCCTATCGGAAAACGCTTCACAACGAGATCGACCTGTTCTGTTTCCAGCAGTTTGTTTTTTTTCGCCAGTGGCGGGCCTTGCGGGCCTATTGCCGCGACAGAAGCGTGGAGTTGATCGGCGACGTGCCGATCTACGTGAACGAGGACAGCGTGGACGTCTGGGCCAACCCGGAGTTGTTCAAGCTCGACGACCGGCTCCGTCCCAGGGTTCGAGCCGGAGTGCCTCCAGACTACTTTAGCGAGACCGGCCAGCTCTGGGGCAACCCGGTGTACGATTGGGAACGGATGGAGCAGGAAGGTTTTGCCTGGTGGGTGCAGCGCATCCGGCACAACGTGGAGTTGTTCGACCTTGTTCGCCTGGACCATTTCCGGGGCTTCGTGGCTTGCTGGGAGGTTCCGGCGGGGCACGAGACCGCCATGCACGGTCAGTGGTCCGAGGTTCCGGCTGAGGCCTTTTTTCGGACCCTTGCCAAAGCCTTTGATCCAATGCCGCTGAT
Protein-coding regions in this window:
- the treS gene encoding maltose alpha-D-glucosyltransferase — protein: MPQIKQAKLVDDPLWYKDAIIYEVHIKAFFDSNSDGIGDLPGLTQKLDYLADLGITAIWLLPFYPSPLRDDGYDIADYFSVHPQYGTIKDFKIFLREAHKRGLRVITELVLNHTSDQHPWFQRARNSPPGSSWRNFYVWSDTPDKYQDARIIFKDFETSNWSWDPVAKSYYWHRFYSHQPDLNFDNPQVGKALFRVIDYWLKMGVDGMRLDAVPYLFEREGTNCENLPETHQYLRDLRAHIDVKYPNRMLLAEANQWPEDACAYFGEGDSCQMAFHFPLMPRLFMALHMEESHPIIDIFEQTPDIPDNCQWAFFLRNHDELTLEMVTDEERDYMYRMYARDPRARINLGIRRRLAPLLENDRKKINLLNAILFAMPGSVVLYYGDELGMGDNYYLGDRDGVRTPMQWSSDRNAGFSRANPQRLYLPVVIDPEYHFEAINVETQAQNQASLLWWNKRFISMYKRFRAFGRGDMEFLRPDNPKVLAFLRRHEGEHLLVVANLSRHCQSVDLDLGAYKDWIPEEVFSRNRFRPVVEGGYTLTLGSYGYYFFQMIRAEQLGLGGEVQDLPLLTIRSAEQDVWNGEVGERLEKDILPRFLPKRRWFRGKARTIQQVAIEDVLEFNHSDQASLVLILNVDYVEGAEERYVLPLTLSWGEDARDIVAEETAHVLSRIVRSTRHGEEQGVLFEAVHAPDFGKRLLKFLSKRQHLRGRQGELHAWPGRELRQRDILRLEPRLLRSEQSNSSMTYGSELILKIYRRLEQGPQPELELCRFLTERTSFRNIPLYAGSLTYHQAGAEDSVFGVLQQFVPSLGDAWSYSQDALERYVEAVLSLGAESAAPECPCGYWEAAHGSTPEAVTDLVGPFLEMIALLGRRTAELHIALASRSDDPTFAPEPFSYLYQRSVFQSLQNQLKTVFGLLRKNLKRLDEEQGVLAREVLETEKALLERFRTIHRHKIQASKIRIHGDYHLAQALYTGKDFVIIDFEGEPARALSERRLKRSALRDVAGMLRSFDYLAQMVLRDQVALRKTDEAVLAPWIAAWSSAVSGVFLKSYLELARGHVFLPDKDEEIKSLLEIFVLDKAVYELGYELNNRLDWVDLPLKGLKNLMEVPT
- the glgB gene encoding 1,4-alpha-glucan branching protein GlgB; translated protein: MNHVIPGVSLFTETDSYLFKEGRHFRLYDKLGSHPMEVDGRWGALFAVWAPNAERVSVIGDFNGWNHDAHVLHPRWDGSGIWEGFIPDVHPWQLYKYHIRSRHHLYSTDRADPFARHTEIPPNTSSVVWDLKYQWHDDQWMRERGLRNALHAPQSVYEVHLGSWQRVPEESNRYLTYRELATRLTRYVRDMGFTHVEFLPVMEHPFYGSWGYQTLGYFAPTSRFGPPQDFMYLVDQLHQNGIGVILDWVPSHFPGDGHGLAYFDGTHLFEHSDPRQGYHPDWNSYIFNYGRNEVRSFLISSALFWLDKYHIDGLRVDAVASMLYLDYSRENGEWIPNQYGGRENIEAIEFLRALNEAVYTNFPDTQTAAEESTAWPMVSRPTDVGGLGFGMKWNMGWMHDTLDYLSLDPVHRRHHHNQLTFSIWYSFAENFVLPMSHDEVVYGKGSLLNKMPGDDWQKRANLRLLFGYMFGHPGKKLLFMGAEFGQWSEWAHEQSLQWHLLHQPEHEGLRRWVQDLNHLYRAEPALYELDFDQNGFSWVDCNDADQSVISFLRRGACTQDLILVVANFTPVPRENYRVGVPRGGFWREIMNSDAQEYGGGGMGNMGGVEASPLPSHGQYSSLALTLPPLGVMFFKSDGPDDGDVVCRNELYAEIPESPTVDFFLKKLS
- the malQ gene encoding 4-alpha-glucanotransferase, whose translation is MIGHRSSGILLHVTSLPSRYGVGDLGPEARKFVDFLAASGQRYWQMLPLNPTSPVHGNSPYSSDSAFAGNPLLVSPERMVQDGLLRQEDLRNIADVPVDRVKYAKAHEIREALLAKAFADAGARPEIQQAMTAFRVEHGAWLDDFALFRALKAHFQGRPWTAWPEEARYRDASALDAYRKTLHNEIDLFCFQQFVFFRQWRALRAYCRDRSVELIGDVPIYVNEDSVDVWANPELFKLDDRLRPRVRAGVPPDYFSETGQLWGNPVYDWERMEQEGFAWWVQRIRHNVELFDLVRLDHFRGFVACWEVPAGHETAMHGQWSEVPAEAFFRTLAKAFDPMPLIAEDLGTIDDAVRDVMRDFKLPGMKILLFAYGPDLPTNPYAPHNHVQNCYVYTGTHDNNTVRGWFEEEADLETLARVDEYLGFPCTSETVAAAFVRMGMQSVADVAVFPLQDILGLGAKAKMNVPGVANGNWSWRMAPDVLNDLGGEARKRLLNITTLCGRGATSR